The following proteins are encoded in a genomic region of Gouania willdenowi chromosome 6, fGouWil2.1, whole genome shotgun sequence:
- the LOC114465766 gene encoding LIM domain only protein 3 — protein MLVISKDLQMQKREKSFGIQMLSVHPDTKPKGCAGCSRKIKDRFLLKALDKYWHEDCLKCACCDCRLGEVGSTLYTKANLILCRRDYLRLFGVTGNCAACSKLIPAFEMVMRAKDNVYHLDCFACQLCSQRFCVGDKFFLKNNMILCQTDYEEGLLKDGYAPQVR, from the exons ATGCTTGTTATTTCTAAGGATCTACAGATGCAGAAAAGGGAGAAAAGTTTCG GTATCCAGATGCTGTCGGTCCATCCGGACACTAAACCTAAAGGCTGCGCCGGCTGCAGCAGGAAGATCAAAGACCGTTTCCTGTTGAAGGCTCTGGATAAATACTGGCATGAAGACTGTCTGAAGTGTGCCTGCTGTGACTGTAGGCTGGGAGAGGTGGGCTCCACCCTCTATACTAAGGCTAACCTCATCCTGTGTAGGAGGGACTACctgag GTTGTTTGGTGTCACAGGAAACTGCGCTGCCTGCAGTAAACTGATCCCAGCATTTGAGATGGTGATGAGAGCAAAAGACAACGTTTATCATCTGGATTGTTTTGCCTGTCAGCTGTGTAGTCAGAG GTTCTGTGTGGGTGATAAGTTCTTCCTGAAGAACAACATGATCCTGTGTCAGACGGACTATGAGGAAGGGCTGCTGAAGGACGGCTACGCTCCACAGGTGCGCTGA